A stretch of the Flavobacterium aquiphilum genome encodes the following:
- the rpiB gene encoding ribose 5-phosphate isomerase B gives MKISIGNDHAGPDYKKAIVQYLESKGHQVTNYGTDTDASVDYPDFGHPVANDVSEGKADFGIVICGSGNGIAMTVNKHPKVRAGLCWIKEIAYLTRLHNDANIVSIPARYTSIQQAIEIVDTFLNTEFEGGRHQNRVDKISC, from the coding sequence ATGAAAATTTCGATAGGGAACGACCACGCCGGACCAGATTATAAAAAAGCCATAGTCCAATATTTAGAATCAAAAGGACATCAGGTAACCAATTACGGAACCGACACAGATGCATCTGTAGATTACCCTGATTTTGGGCATCCTGTTGCAAATGATGTTTCTGAAGGAAAAGCAGATTTTGGAATCGTGATTTGTGGTTCAGGAAACGGTATCGCCATGACAGTAAACAAGCATCCAAAAGTGAGAGCAGGTTTATGTTGGATTAAAGAAATTGCTTATTTGACCCGTTTGCATAACGATGCTAACATTGTTAGTATTCCAGCCCGTTATACTTCTATCCAACAGGCAATTGAGATTGTTGATACTTTTTTGAATACCGAATTTGAAGGAGGAAGACACCAAAACAGAGTTGATAAAATAAGCTGCTAA
- a CDS encoding head GIN domain-containing protein — translation MKTIISVVFVFLAQFTFAQTTIALGDFDDLKVFDKLSVTLIASNENKAEISGTEQSKVEIVNKNGLLKIRMPLTKMMSGNEAKVTLYFKRIHSIDANEGSVVTCADIFKQTSLDLSTQEGAKITVAVDVDRAAIKAFSGGIVAVTGKAITQTVSINSGGAYKGKDLETSQTIVSISAGGSADVHATTLVDAKVKAGGTIFVYGKPKELKQETLMGGTVVQK, via the coding sequence ATGAAAACAATAATTTCGGTTGTATTTGTTTTTCTTGCTCAATTCACTTTTGCACAAACCACTATAGCTCTTGGGGATTTTGATGATTTAAAAGTGTTTGATAAATTGAGTGTCACTTTAATAGCTTCTAATGAAAATAAAGCTGAAATTAGTGGGACAGAGCAAAGTAAAGTAGAAATTGTCAATAAAAATGGGCTTTTGAAAATAAGAATGCCTTTGACAAAGATGATGTCCGGTAATGAGGCCAAAGTAACTTTATATTTCAAAAGAATCCATTCAATAGATGCTAATGAAGGTAGCGTTGTAACTTGTGCCGATATTTTTAAACAAACTTCTTTGGATTTAAGTACACAGGAAGGCGCCAAGATCACTGTAGCTGTTGATGTAGATAGAGCTGCAATTAAGGCTTTTTCAGGAGGGATTGTTGCTGTAACAGGTAAAGCTATCACTCAAACAGTTTCCATTAATTCTGGAGGTGCTTATAAAGGCAAAGATTTGGAAACCTCCCAAACAATCGTAAGCATATCTGCAGGAGGAAGTGCCGATGTACATGCGACTACACTTGTTGATGCCAAAGTAAAAGCAGGAGGTACCATTTTTGTTTATGGAAAACCAAAGGAATTAAAACAGGAAACACTTATGGGTGGAACTGTAGTTCAGAAATAA
- a CDS encoding Crp/Fnr family transcriptional regulator — protein sequence MKDNQAICNSCSNDNCFIRKHIHLPNMQSYIEKKHSFTCKKAQQFIIEGAPIQGLYFVQKGKVKTVKTGINGREQIVRFTTNGDTVGFRGFGTSNRYLIGAYALEDTVLCNFNNEVMVDILRNVPEFTYDMMLFYAEELNKSENNIRKIAHMNVRERVIDTLLYIHRKFGQINDLINIDLSRKEIADFAGTTEEQVTRVISSLKREELIKTVGKKIGLQKINKMQSEIMEHKYV from the coding sequence ATGAAAGATAATCAAGCCATTTGCAACAGTTGTAGTAATGATAATTGTTTTATCAGAAAGCATATTCATTTGCCCAACATGCAAAGTTATATAGAGAAAAAGCACAGTTTTACCTGCAAGAAAGCACAGCAGTTTATTATAGAGGGAGCACCGATTCAAGGGCTTTATTTCGTGCAAAAAGGGAAGGTGAAAACAGTGAAAACAGGAATCAACGGGAGGGAACAAATCGTTCGTTTTACTACCAATGGAGACACCGTTGGTTTCAGGGGGTTTGGTACAAGCAACCGCTATTTGATAGGTGCTTATGCCTTGGAAGATACGGTTTTGTGCAATTTTAATAATGAAGTGATGGTGGATATTCTTAGAAATGTTCCTGAATTCACTTATGATATGATGCTTTTTTATGCGGAGGAATTGAACAAGAGTGAGAACAATATTCGAAAAATTGCCCACATGAACGTGCGTGAGCGCGTGATTGACACCTTATTATATATTCATCGAAAATTTGGTCAAATTAATGACTTGATTAATATTGATTTGTCCCGAAAAGAAATCGCCGATTTTGCCGGAACTACCGAAGAACAGGTAACGCGTGTGATTTCGAGTTTGAAGAGAGAGGAATTGATAAAAACGGTCGGAAAGAAAATAGGATTGCAAAAAATCAACAAAATGCAATCGGAGATTATGGAACATAAGTACGTATAA
- a CDS encoding Tex family protein, which yields MTNIQFISKSVQATAINIQNTVQLLQEDCTIPFISRYRKDKTGNLDETVIEQIAKLQKEYETIVKRKEAILKSIEEQNALSSDLKSKIDQSFDLQELEDFYLPYKKKKRTKADVARENGLEPLAKIIMNQGKDDVDFLATQYLNENVINEESALQGARDIIAEWINENIYVRKQLRRLFERKSTITTKVVKAKKEEEGAQKFNQYFDWSEPLTKAPSHRLLAILRAENEGFIKFKVDVELDDAYDIIDELIIKGENSTTPHIQLAIEDSYKRLLNPAISNETLQEAKAKADANSIQVFANNLGQLLLAPPLGEKRILAIDPGFRSGCKVVCLDEKGDLLYNETIYPHAPQNETAMAMKKIKSMVNAYNIDAISIGNGTASRETEFFIKKIAFDKPVQVFIVSEAGASVYSASKIAREEFPNYDVTVRGSVSIGRRLSDPLAELVKIDPKAIGVGQYQHDVDQTKLKEELDNTVIRCVNSVGININTASKHLLGYVSGIGEKLAENIVQYRSENGPFTDRKQLKKVPRLGDKAYQQGVAFIRISNAKNPLDNSAVHPEAYAIVEKMAKDLKLSVNDLIANKEKTALIKPEKYITPEIGLLTLKDIIKELEKPGLDPRKSAKIFEFDPNVKSIKDLKTGMILPGIVNNITNFGCFVDLGIKESGLVHISQLKAGFVSDVNEVVKLHQHVEVKVTEVDEDRKRIQLSMVL from the coding sequence ATGACCAACATACAATTCATCTCCAAGTCTGTTCAAGCCACAGCAATCAATATTCAAAATACGGTTCAATTATTACAGGAAGACTGCACGATTCCCTTTATTTCCCGTTACCGAAAAGATAAAACAGGAAATTTGGATGAAACGGTTATTGAACAAATTGCCAAACTACAAAAGGAATATGAAACGATTGTAAAACGAAAAGAAGCGATTTTAAAATCGATTGAAGAGCAAAACGCACTTTCATCGGATTTAAAATCAAAAATAGATCAATCCTTCGACTTACAGGAATTGGAGGATTTTTATCTGCCTTATAAAAAGAAAAAACGCACTAAGGCCGATGTTGCCAGAGAGAATGGATTAGAACCTTTGGCTAAGATTATTATGAACCAAGGGAAAGACGATGTTGATTTCTTGGCGACACAATATTTGAATGAAAATGTAATCAATGAAGAATCGGCTTTGCAGGGAGCTCGAGACATTATTGCAGAATGGATTAATGAAAATATTTACGTTAGAAAACAATTGAGAAGATTGTTTGAACGTAAATCAACCATCACCACAAAAGTGGTTAAGGCGAAAAAAGAGGAGGAAGGCGCACAGAAATTCAATCAGTATTTTGATTGGTCAGAACCTTTGACCAAAGCACCGTCGCATCGTTTATTGGCTATTTTGAGAGCCGAAAATGAAGGTTTTATTAAGTTCAAAGTAGATGTCGAATTGGATGATGCTTATGATATTATTGATGAATTAATCATTAAAGGTGAAAACAGCACGACGCCACATATTCAACTGGCAATTGAAGACAGTTACAAACGCTTGCTGAATCCGGCGATTTCGAATGAAACATTGCAGGAAGCCAAAGCCAAAGCTGATGCCAATTCGATTCAGGTATTTGCTAATAATTTAGGGCAATTGTTGCTGGCGCCACCATTGGGCGAGAAACGAATTTTGGCGATTGACCCAGGATTCCGTTCGGGCTGTAAAGTAGTTTGTTTGGACGAAAAAGGGGATTTGTTGTACAACGAAACTATTTATCCGCACGCACCGCAGAACGAAACGGCTATGGCGATGAAAAAGATAAAATCGATGGTCAATGCTTATAATATCGACGCCATTTCCATCGGAAATGGAACCGCTTCTAGAGAAACGGAATTTTTTATCAAAAAAATTGCTTTCGACAAGCCAGTTCAGGTTTTTATCGTTTCAGAGGCAGGAGCTTCTGTGTATTCGGCTTCGAAAATAGCGAGAGAAGAATTTCCTAATTATGATGTGACGGTTCGAGGATCGGTTTCTATTGGAAGAAGATTGTCGGATCCGTTGGCAGAATTGGTGAAAATCGACCCAAAAGCCATTGGAGTAGGGCAGTACCAGCACGATGTTGATCAAACCAAACTTAAGGAAGAACTTGACAATACGGTGATTCGTTGCGTGAACTCTGTGGGGATAAATATCAACACGGCGAGTAAGCATTTGTTGGGTTACGTGAGTGGAATAGGAGAGAAGTTGGCAGAGAATATAGTACAATATCGTTCGGAAAACGGTCCTTTTACTGATAGAAAACAATTGAAAAAAGTGCCTCGTTTGGGCGATAAAGCCTATCAACAAGGAGTGGCCTTTATCCGAATTTCGAACGCTAAAAATCCTTTGGACAATTCGGCCGTGCATCCGGAAGCTTATGCAATTGTTGAAAAAATGGCAAAAGACTTAAAATTATCGGTAAACGATTTGATTGCCAATAAAGAGAAAACCGCCTTAATCAAACCCGAAAAATACATTACGCCTGAAATAGGTTTATTAACTTTAAAAGATATCATCAAAGAGCTTGAAAAACCGGGATTAGACCCAAGAAAATCGGCCAAAATTTTTGAATTCGATCCAAACGTAAAATCAATAAAAGACTTGAAAACAGGAATGATTTTACCGGGAATTGTCAACAATATTACCAATTTCGGTTGTTTTGTCGATTTAGGCATCAAAGAAAGCGGATTGGTCCATATTTCCCAACTGAAAGCCGGTTTTGTAAGCGATGTGAATGAAGTGGTAAAACTACACCAGCACGTGGAGGTAAAAGTTACTGAGGTGGATGAGGATAGAAAACGTATTCAGTTGAGTATGGTTCTTTAA
- the rnr gene encoding ribonuclease R, which produces MGKKLRKPIKKGKDFSDKIIKILSKSANKSFNYKQIAAKLEVDDTQSRNQIIKDLKILAASKKIIESEPGKYLIKAISKDYYEGTIDMTGRKSAYFICPEFEEDIFIPSNNLNHALDKDTVKVYVYNKRSGRRAEGEVVEIVERYKTDFVGVIDIQKNFSFVSTANPKMYTDIFIPKDKIGEAEQGDVVLVHIEDWPARADSPFGKVVKVLGKPGEHDTEIHAILAEYGLPAEFPIEVETFAQKIDTSISESEIAKRRDMRDTLTFTIDPKDAKDFDDALSFKKLENGNYEIGVHIADVSHYLEEGTILDDEAYQRATSVYLVDRVVPMLPEVLSNFACSLRPQEEKYTFSAIFEITENCQVVNQWFGRTVIFSDQRFAYEEAQYIIETKDNTIPVEISITGSSYVVSDEIVEATLKMDQLAKIFRKRRMNEGAISFDKVEVKFNLDQEGEPEGVYFKIAKDANHLIEEFMLLANRKVAEFIGKQKKTFVYRIHDEPNEDKLIAMQTVISKFGYKIDFRNKGDISKSLNALMEEVNGKKEQNLIDTLAIRSMSKAKYSTDNIGHYGLAFDYYSHFTSPIRRYPDVMVHRLLQYYLDGGKSVDEETYETKCLHSSTMEGLATNAERDSIKYMQVKYMQNHNDQEFLGVISGVTEWGIYVEIVENKCEGMVRAREIKEDYYTFDEKQYALVGANSNRLLQLGDEIYVTVKNADLVKKQLDFNFIRRNE; this is translated from the coding sequence ATGGGTAAAAAATTAAGAAAGCCGATAAAGAAAGGTAAAGATTTCTCAGATAAAATTATAAAAATATTATCGAAAAGTGCCAATAAATCCTTTAATTATAAGCAAATAGCCGCGAAATTAGAAGTAGATGACACCCAAAGCCGCAACCAAATCATAAAAGATTTAAAGATTTTGGCAGCATCCAAAAAAATTATAGAATCCGAACCGGGAAAATATTTAATAAAGGCAATTAGTAAAGACTATTACGAAGGAACGATCGATATGACCGGTCGTAAAAGTGCGTATTTCATTTGTCCTGAATTCGAAGAAGATATCTTTATTCCGAGCAATAATTTGAATCACGCTTTGGATAAAGATACCGTAAAAGTTTATGTTTATAACAAAAGAAGCGGCAGAAGGGCAGAAGGTGAAGTAGTTGAAATAGTAGAAAGATATAAAACTGATTTCGTTGGAGTTATTGATATTCAAAAGAATTTCTCTTTTGTATCGACTGCCAATCCGAAAATGTACACCGATATTTTTATTCCAAAAGATAAAATAGGAGAGGCCGAACAAGGAGATGTAGTTTTGGTTCATATTGAAGATTGGCCTGCAAGAGCTGATAGTCCTTTTGGAAAAGTGGTGAAAGTCCTTGGAAAACCCGGTGAGCACGATACCGAAATTCATGCGATTTTAGCCGAATATGGTTTACCTGCCGAATTCCCGATAGAAGTGGAGACATTTGCTCAAAAAATTGATACTTCGATCTCTGAAAGTGAAATAGCCAAGCGTCGCGATATGCGTGATACGCTGACTTTTACGATTGACCCGAAAGATGCGAAGGATTTTGATGATGCATTGTCTTTCAAAAAGTTAGAAAACGGTAATTACGAAATAGGAGTTCATATTGCGGATGTTTCGCATTATTTGGAAGAAGGAACAATACTTGATGATGAAGCCTATCAAAGAGCAACATCTGTTTATTTGGTGGATAGGGTAGTGCCTATGTTACCTGAAGTTCTTTCGAATTTTGCCTGTTCGTTACGTCCTCAGGAAGAGAAATACACATTCTCGGCTATTTTTGAAATTACCGAAAATTGTCAAGTTGTGAATCAATGGTTTGGAAGAACAGTAATCTTTTCGGATCAACGATTTGCTTATGAAGAAGCACAGTATATTATTGAAACCAAAGACAATACTATACCGGTTGAAATTTCAATTACCGGAAGTTCCTATGTTGTTTCGGACGAAATTGTCGAAGCCACGCTGAAAATGGATCAGTTAGCCAAAATCTTCCGAAAAAGAAGAATGAACGAAGGTGCTATTTCTTTTGACAAAGTCGAAGTAAAATTCAATTTGGATCAAGAAGGAGAACCAGAAGGAGTTTATTTTAAAATAGCTAAAGACGCCAACCATCTGATTGAAGAATTCATGTTATTGGCGAATAGAAAAGTGGCTGAATTCATTGGAAAACAAAAGAAGACATTTGTTTATAGGATTCACGATGAGCCAAATGAGGATAAATTAATAGCGATGCAAACTGTTATTTCTAAGTTTGGTTATAAAATAGATTTTAGAAATAAAGGCGACATTTCGAAATCATTGAACGCTTTGATGGAAGAAGTAAACGGTAAAAAAGAGCAAAATCTAATTGATACGTTGGCCATCCGATCGATGAGTAAAGCCAAATATTCTACGGATAATATTGGTCATTATGGATTGGCTTTTGATTATTATTCGCATTTTACATCGCCTATTCGTAGATATCCGGATGTAATGGTTCACCGTTTATTGCAGTACTATTTGGATGGTGGAAAATCGGTTGATGAAGAAACGTATGAAACTAAATGTTTGCATTCATCAACTATGGAAGGTTTGGCTACCAATGCCGAGAGGGATTCTATAAAATACATGCAGGTAAAATACATGCAAAATCATAATGATCAGGAATTTTTAGGTGTAATTTCCGGGGTTACCGAATGGGGAATTTATGTTGAAATTGTAGAAAATAAATGTGAAGGTATGGTAAGGGCCCGCGAAATTAAAGAGGATTATTATACTTTCGACGAAAAACAATATGCTTTGGTCGGTGCAAATTCCAATCGATTATTACAACTTGGCGATGAAATTTATGTAACTGTAAAAAATGCCGATTTGGTCAAAAAACAATTGGATTTCAATTTTATAAGAAGAAATGAATAA
- a CDS encoding DUF2007 domain-containing protein, translating to MKGFKTIAIFNFPHEIVVLRHILDQQEIHYFFENENIISIDPLAAFAYGGIQLKVHPNDFEQVQEILDNLNSKLRIV from the coding sequence ATGAAAGGCTTTAAAACGATAGCTATTTTTAATTTTCCGCATGAAATTGTGGTTCTCAGACATATTTTGGACCAGCAAGAAATTCATTATTTTTTCGAAAACGAAAACATTATCTCCATCGATCCATTGGCAGCCTTTGCCTACGGCGGAATCCAACTCAAAGTACACCCAAACGATTTTGAACAAGTTCAGGAAATCTTGGACAACTTGAATTCCAAACTTCGCATCGTTTAA
- a CDS encoding alginate export family protein — translation MQKISNTMQKIKTLREGKKSRSILLGMAVTLFGLNAANAQLTATGQFRPRTEFRDGYSTLQSKDMKTAAFTSQRTRLNIGFTGYRFKFFTAIQDVRVWGQDASTINRVTTAENNGIQLHEAWGEIILNDTVSSIQNLSLKIGRQEIAYDDQKVIGGLDWLQQARYHDAVVLKYFNKGWTADFGAAFNQNKELLSGTIYNGVPAATAGYTAGTNGLGTNYKSMEYVYLARKFYFGDISFLFLSDNFNKYSNVTSGTPPVVTKVNEQGIWTRNTAGFYYNVNATRKLKFEGSVYHQFGHDKNGRSLNANLASITSTLQIGRKLFVGPGIDYLSGNDGTKAVTATSDNNQFDPLYGTPHKFWGYMDYFYVSSGFGSQGLLNYFLKAKYNLKDNLTLFADLHCFEAGNTLSNGAGGTQNSYLGTELDLKMSYNMTKMINIEAGYSFMQATNSMASAQVKNVTNANLSPQWAYVMVNIKPNFLNKK, via the coding sequence ATGCAAAAGATTTCAAATACAATGCAAAAAATAAAAACACTTAGAGAAGGAAAAAAATCAAGATCTATTTTATTAGGAATGGCAGTAACCTTATTTGGATTGAATGCCGCTAATGCACAGTTAACAGCAACTGGACAATTTAGACCAAGAACTGAATTCAGAGATGGTTACAGCACTTTGCAGTCTAAAGATATGAAGACAGCAGCATTTACTTCTCAACGTACAAGATTGAATATTGGATTTACAGGATATAGATTCAAATTTTTTACTGCTATTCAAGATGTTCGTGTTTGGGGACAAGATGCTTCAACAATCAACAGAGTGACAACAGCAGAGAATAACGGAATCCAATTACACGAAGCTTGGGGTGAAATTATATTAAACGACACAGTAAGCAGTATTCAAAATTTATCTTTGAAAATAGGGCGTCAAGAGATTGCTTATGATGATCAAAAAGTGATAGGGGGATTGGATTGGTTACAACAGGCGCGTTACCATGACGCGGTTGTTTTGAAATACTTTAATAAAGGATGGACAGCCGATTTTGGAGCAGCTTTCAATCAAAACAAAGAACTATTGTCAGGAACAATTTATAACGGGGTTCCGGCCGCAACTGCTGGTTATACTGCTGGGACCAATGGTTTGGGAACCAATTATAAATCAATGGAGTATGTGTATTTGGCTAGAAAGTTTTACTTCGGAGACATTTCATTCTTATTCTTAAGTGACAATTTTAATAAATATTCAAATGTTACTTCCGGAACTCCTCCAGTGGTGACCAAAGTGAATGAACAAGGAATTTGGACCCGTAATACGGCCGGTTTCTATTACAACGTGAATGCAACCCGAAAACTGAAATTTGAAGGAAGTGTATATCATCAATTTGGTCACGATAAAAACGGACGTAGTCTAAATGCAAATTTGGCATCCATCACTTCAACTTTGCAAATAGGAAGAAAGCTGTTTGTAGGCCCTGGAATTGATTATTTATCAGGAAATGACGGAACAAAAGCAGTTACAGCAACTTCAGATAACAATCAATTTGATCCGCTTTATGGAACACCTCATAAATTTTGGGGATATATGGACTATTTCTATGTATCGAGTGGTTTTGGTTCACAAGGTTTGTTAAACTACTTTTTGAAAGCCAAATATAACTTAAAAGACAATCTAACCCTTTTTGCTGATTTACATTGTTTTGAAGCAGGAAACACTTTGTCTAATGGTGCTGGAGGAACTCAAAACAGTTATTTAGGAACTGAGCTTGATTTGAAAATGTCTTACAACATGACTAAAATGATCAATATCGAAGCGGGTTACTCCTTCATGCAGGCAACCAATTCTATGGCATCAGCACAAGTTAAAAATGTTACGAACGCAAACCTTAGTCCACAATGGGCATACGTTATGGTGAACATCAAACCTAACTTTTTGAACAAAAAATAA
- a CDS encoding cation diffusion facilitator family transporter: MEHHHNHEHHHHHHVEGKNLLFSIVLNIVITVAQVIGGILSGSLALLSDALHNFSDVLSLVFSFIAHKLSRKKASNDQTFGYKRAELIAAFVNAMTLIIVAIFLVYEAIERFFNPQPIKFGLVIWMSILGIAMNGLSVLLLKNDADKNLNMKSAYLHLFSDMLASVAVLIGGFLMKYFQWFWIDSVLTLVIAIYLIIVGIDLLKESTQMLMLFTPSHLDIDEIISEVHKIPGADKLHHIHLWYLNEEELHLEAHLDCSEDIKMSEFNVLLGKVEKVLFEKFHINHINIQPEYKKEEDSKDFIVQD, from the coding sequence TTGGAACATCATCACAATCACGAGCATCATCATCACCATCATGTAGAAGGTAAGAATTTGTTGTTTTCGATTGTTCTGAATATTGTAATTACGGTTGCACAAGTTATTGGCGGAATTCTTTCGGGAAGTTTGGCTTTATTATCGGATGCCTTGCATAATTTTTCCGATGTATTGTCTTTGGTATTCAGTTTTATAGCCCATAAATTATCCCGAAAAAAAGCCTCAAACGACCAAACTTTTGGTTATAAAAGAGCCGAATTGATTGCGGCTTTTGTCAATGCAATGACCTTAATCATTGTAGCTATTTTTTTGGTTTATGAAGCGATAGAACGATTTTTCAATCCGCAACCCATTAAATTTGGATTGGTAATTTGGATGTCAATCCTTGGAATTGCCATGAATGGTTTGTCGGTACTGTTATTAAAAAATGATGCAGACAAAAACCTGAACATGAAATCGGCTTATCTGCATTTGTTTTCGGATATGCTTGCTTCAGTTGCGGTTTTAATTGGAGGTTTCTTGATGAAATATTTCCAATGGTTTTGGATTGATAGTGTATTAACATTAGTAATTGCCATTTATTTAATAATCGTTGGAATTGATTTGCTAAAAGAATCCACTCAAATGCTGATGCTTTTTACGCCAAGTCATCTCGACATTGATGAAATTATCAGCGAAGTGCATAAAATTCCGGGAGCGGATAAATTACACCATATTCATCTTTGGTATCTTAACGAAGAAGAATTACACCTCGAAGCGCATTTGGATTGTTCTGAAGACATAAAAATGTCTGAATTCAATGTTCTTTTGGGTAAAGTAGAAAAGGTTTTATTTGAAAAGTTCCATATCAACCACATCAATATTCAACCCGAGTATAAAAAAGAAGAAGATTCCAAGGATTTTATAGTTCAGGATTGA
- a CDS encoding DUF1294 domain-containing protein: MKILFYYFLILNVMAFFQIAYDKHLAKTQKLRIPERSLLGFVFLGGTVGSGLSMLIFRHKTSKISYLCKYFGIVSTQILIAWFWFYWF, translated from the coding sequence ATGAAAATTTTATTCTACTATTTTTTGATTTTAAATGTAATGGCCTTTTTTCAAATAGCTTATGACAAACATTTGGCAAAGACACAAAAATTGCGAATTCCGGAGCGATCTCTTTTGGGTTTTGTTTTTCTGGGAGGAACTGTTGGTTCTGGTTTATCAATGCTTATTTTTAGACATAAAACTTCGAAAATATCCTATTTATGTAAATATTTTGGAATCGTTTCTACTCAAATTTTGATTGCTTGGTTTTGGTTTTATTGGTTCTAA
- a CDS encoding ATP-binding protein, whose amino-acid sequence MEINRLALDLVLQKLQPNKVIVLLGARRVGKTELIKKLMEKVTEKVLFLNGDDIESHNLLEIQSTANFKRLLGDTKFLIIDEAQEIPAIGKKLKLMVDTIEDLKVLVTGSSAFEINNQLGEPLVGRMKTINLYPISQIEFSKTENFLETRNNLEDRLILGSYPELSHITNREDKISYLKELVNTQLLRDVFAFEGIKKRDKIIALLQIIAFRTGSELSLESVGRDLQISKNTVEKYLDLFTKVFIIYSVSGFSRNRDNEITKMKKWYFVDNGIRNAIINSFNPLNTREDVGKLWENYLNSERIKKMSYTENFVHDYFWRTHTKQEIDRIEEKDERLSAFEYKYGKTKSKIPTEFAKSYPEATFEIINQDNYLDYIL is encoded by the coding sequence ATGGAAATAAATAGGTTGGCACTTGATTTAGTTTTGCAAAAATTACAACCCAACAAAGTAATCGTTTTGTTAGGAGCCAGGCGGGTAGGCAAGACCGAACTGATTAAGAAACTCATGGAAAAAGTGACCGAAAAAGTGCTTTTTTTAAATGGAGACGATATTGAATCCCATAATTTATTAGAAATTCAGAGTACGGCCAATTTTAAAAGATTGCTTGGTGACACGAAATTTTTGATAATTGATGAAGCGCAAGAAATACCTGCCATTGGCAAAAAACTAAAATTGATGGTGGATACTATCGAAGATTTAAAAGTTTTGGTAACAGGTTCTTCGGCATTTGAAATTAACAATCAGTTAGGTGAGCCGTTAGTTGGCCGGATGAAAACCATCAATTTATATCCTATTTCACAAATTGAATTCTCAAAAACTGAAAATTTTCTTGAAACCCGAAATAACCTTGAAGACCGATTAATATTGGGTAGTTATCCCGAATTGAGCCATATTACAAATCGAGAAGATAAAATAAGTTATTTAAAAGAATTGGTAAATACGCAATTGTTGAGAGATGTTTTTGCTTTTGAAGGTATCAAAAAAAGAGATAAAATTATTGCGTTACTTCAGATTATTGCCTTTAGAACTGGCAGTGAATTATCACTCGAAAGTGTGGGGCGTGATTTGCAAATCAGCAAAAATACCGTCGAAAAGTATTTGGATTTATTTACTAAGGTTTTTATAATTTATAGTGTATCAGGGTTCAGCAGAAATAGGGATAACGAAATCACTAAAATGAAAAAATGGTATTTTGTTGATAATGGTATCCGAAATGCCATTATCAATTCGTTTAATCCATTGAATACCAGAGAAGATGTTGGCAAACTTTGGGAAAATTATCTGAATTCGGAACGAATTAAAAAAATGAGTTATACCGAAAATTTTGTTCATGACTACTTTTGGCGCACCCATACCAAACAGGAAATAGATAGGATAGAAGAAAAAGACGAACGGTTATCGGCTTTTGAATATAAATACGGAAAAACTAAATCAAAGATCCCAACTGAATTCGCAAAATCCTATCCGGAAGCTACTTTTGAAATTATAAATCAAGACAACTATTTGGATTATATACTTTAA